The Desulfohalovibrio reitneri genome contains a region encoding:
- the rho gene encoding transcription termination factor Rho, producing MNLSDLKRKSMPELMELANELKIENPSNMRKQELIFALLQNRASQNGSIYGEGVLEILPDGFGFLRSPMYSYMPGPDDIYVSPSQIRRFGLRTGDTVNGSIRPPKEGERYFALLRVSHIDFEPPEATKKVILFDNLTPIYPDKRFVMENGDKNYSSRVIDLLAPIGTGQRGLIVAPPRTGKTMLLQTIAKSIRANTPDAYLIVLLIDERPEEVTDMERSVDAEVVSSTFDEPPQRHVQVCEMVMEKAKRLVERKKDVVILLDSITRLGRAYNAVTPSSGRVLSGGLDANALQRPKRFFGAARNIEDGGSLTIIATALIDTGSRMDEVIFEEFKGTGNMEIYLDRHLAEKRLYPAIDMNRSGTRKEELLLPEDVLNRVWILRKVLSPMNSLDAMEFLLDKMRGTKSNKEFLDMMNK from the coding sequence ATGAACCTCTCCGACCTCAAGCGCAAGAGCATGCCCGAGCTCATGGAGCTCGCCAACGAACTGAAGATCGAAAACCCCTCCAACATGCGCAAGCAGGAGCTCATCTTCGCGCTCCTGCAGAACCGCGCCTCGCAGAACGGCTCCATTTACGGCGAGGGCGTGTTGGAAATACTGCCGGACGGGTTCGGTTTTCTGCGCTCGCCCATGTACTCCTACATGCCCGGGCCGGACGACATCTACGTCTCACCCTCCCAGATCAGACGCTTCGGCCTGCGCACCGGCGACACGGTCAACGGCAGTATCCGTCCTCCCAAGGAGGGCGAGCGCTATTTCGCCCTGCTGCGCGTTTCCCATATCGATTTCGAGCCGCCCGAGGCCACCAAGAAGGTCATCCTCTTTGACAACCTGACCCCCATCTACCCTGACAAGCGATTCGTCATGGAGAACGGGGACAAGAACTACTCTTCCCGGGTCATCGACCTTCTGGCCCCAATCGGCACCGGCCAGCGCGGCCTCATCGTGGCCCCGCCGCGAACCGGCAAAACCATGCTCCTGCAGACCATCGCCAAGTCCATCCGGGCCAACACCCCCGACGCCTATCTTATCGTGTTGCTCATCGACGAGCGTCCCGAGGAGGTCACGGATATGGAGCGCTCCGTGGACGCCGAGGTCGTCTCCTCCACTTTCGACGAGCCGCCCCAGCGCCACGTGCAGGTCTGCGAAATGGTAATGGAAAAGGCCAAGCGGCTGGTCGAGCGCAAGAAGGACGTGGTCATCCTGCTGGATTCCATCACCCGTCTTGGACGCGCCTACAACGCAGTCACCCCCTCCTCCGGCCGTGTGCTTTCCGGCGGCTTGGACGCCAACGCCCTGCAGCGCCCCAAGCGCTTCTTCGGCGCGGCGCGCAACATCGAGGACGGCGGCTCCCTAACCATCATCGCCACCGCCCTCATCGACACCGGCTCCCGCATGGACGAGGTCATCTTCGAGGAGTTCAAGGGCACCGGCAACATGGAGATCTACCTGGACCGCCACCTGGCGGAGAAACGCCTCTACCCGGCCATCGATATGAACCGTTCCGGGACGCGCAAAGAGGAGCTTTTGCTCCCCGAAGACGTGCTCAACCGCGTCTGGATACTCCGCAAGGTCCTCTCCCCCATGAACTCCCTGGACGCCATGGAGTTTTTGCTCGACAAGATGCGTGGCACCAAGAGCAACAAGGAATTCCTGGACATGATGAACAAATAG
- a CDS encoding CarD family transcriptional regulator: protein MFNVNELVVYPAQGVGKVERVESQEIGGATADFYIVRILANNVTLMVPVANAANVGLRALSSQDEGQRILSILQDRSDFTGYTGQNWNRRYREYSEKLKSGDLADVAYVLKELLLIGRDKELSFGERRLLEQAMGLVTTELSFALDKDQEGVKEEIRDMFSDVLGEENEL, encoded by the coding sequence TTGTTTAACGTAAACGAACTCGTGGTGTATCCGGCGCAGGGTGTCGGCAAGGTGGAGCGGGTCGAGTCTCAGGAGATTGGCGGCGCCACCGCCGACTTCTACATCGTCCGCATACTGGCCAACAACGTCACCCTCATGGTTCCGGTGGCCAACGCGGCCAACGTCGGCCTGCGCGCCCTTTCCAGCCAGGACGAGGGACAGCGCATCCTCTCCATCCTGCAGGACCGTTCGGACTTCACAGGCTACACCGGGCAGAACTGGAACCGGCGTTACAGGGAATATTCCGAAAAGCTCAAGAGCGGCGACCTGGCCGACGTCGCCTACGTCCTCAAGGAACTGCTGCTCATCGGCCGGGACAAGGAGCTTTCCTTCGGCGAGAGGCGGCTTCTGGAGCAGGCCATGGGGTTGGTGACCACCGAACTGTCCTTCGCCCTCGACAAGGACCAGGAAGGGGTCAAGGAAGAAATCCGCGACATGTTCAGCGACGTGCTGGGAGAAGAAAACGAACTCTGA
- the pth gene encoding aminoacyl-tRNA hydrolase produces MEFAGMIVGLGNPGEQYRMTRHNAGFMVVDAVLAEAREKHYRTAEELPGPDDSETFAVSLPKVPKNRGLFLLAKPMTYMNRSGVAVARLCKEHGVSPQNVLVVHDEMDLPLGRLKIKKGGGVAGHNGLRSLVDELGTDAFTRLRVGIGRPEQSWQVKDYVLTPFSPVELELLPPVLARARDALPLFFGRGLSAAQQFLHPFDAAAETAD; encoded by the coding sequence ATGGAATTCGCAGGAATGATCGTCGGCCTGGGCAACCCGGGCGAACAGTACCGCATGACCCGCCACAACGCGGGCTTCATGGTTGTCGATGCTGTGCTGGCCGAGGCGAGGGAGAAACACTACCGCACCGCTGAAGAACTGCCTGGGCCGGACGACTCCGAAACCTTCGCCGTGAGCCTGCCGAAGGTTCCCAAGAACCGTGGGCTCTTCCTGCTGGCCAAGCCCATGACCTACATGAACCGCTCTGGGGTGGCTGTGGCGCGACTGTGCAAGGAACACGGCGTTTCACCCCAGAATGTGCTGGTGGTTCACGACGAAATGGACCTCCCCCTGGGCCGGCTCAAAATCAAGAAAGGCGGCGGCGTGGCCGGACACAACGGCTTGCGCTCCCTGGTGGACGAGCTGGGCACCGACGCGTTCACGCGTCTGCGGGTGGGCATCGGACGGCCGGAACAGTCGTGGCAGGTCAAGGACTATGTGCTCACGCCCTTCTCCCCGGTTGAACTGGAGCTTTTGCCGCCAGTGCTGGCTCGCGCCCGCGATGCCCTGCCACTCTTTTTCGGCCGCGGACTCTCCGCTGCGCAGCAATTCCTTCACCCCTTCGACGCGGCCGCGGAGACGGCCGATTAG
- a CDS encoding PPC domain-containing DNA-binding protein — protein sequence MEPFLVRLPKEADMLEAIADVCRERGVNKAFMSCIGAVEKAVLGYYHQDERRYESQTFDQHMEILSGIGNISLKDGQPMAHMHLTLSCADFSVIGGHTMPGCKIFACELFVQPVPGEELVRGFDEPTGLPLWT from the coding sequence ATGGAACCTTTTCTCGTCCGCCTCCCCAAGGAAGCCGACATGCTGGAAGCGATCGCCGACGTGTGCCGCGAACGCGGCGTGAACAAAGCCTTCATGTCCTGCATCGGCGCCGTGGAAAAGGCGGTGCTGGGCTATTATCACCAGGACGAGCGGCGCTATGAGAGCCAGACCTTCGACCAGCACATGGAAATCCTGTCCGGAATCGGCAACATCAGCCTCAAGGACGGCCAGCCCATGGCCCACATGCACCTCACTTTGAGCTGCGCCGACTTCTCCGTAATCGGCGGGCACACCATGCCGGGCTGCAAGATTTTCGCCTGCGAGCTCTTTGTGCAGCCTGTGCCCGGCGAAGAACTGGTGCGCGGCTTCGACGAGCCCACCGGCCTGCCCCTGTGGACCTGA
- the hslV gene encoding ATP-dependent protease subunit HslV, translated as MESAFEATTIVAVLDETGVAVAGDGQVTMGQNVVMKHSARKVRRIHHDKVVVGFAGATADAFTLFERFESKLDEFKGNLLRASVELAKDWRTDKFLRRLEALMLASDGEHLFVLSGTGDVIEPDDGLAAIGSGGPFALSAARALTRHAGMDKRSVAEESMRVAAELCVYTNDQLTIETIDR; from the coding sequence ATGGAATCCGCCTTCGAGGCCACCACAATCGTGGCCGTTTTGGACGAGACCGGCGTGGCCGTGGCCGGCGACGGACAAGTGACCATGGGCCAGAACGTGGTCATGAAGCACTCCGCCCGCAAGGTACGGCGCATCCATCACGACAAGGTCGTGGTGGGCTTCGCCGGGGCCACGGCCGACGCCTTCACCCTTTTCGAACGATTCGAGTCCAAGCTGGACGAATTCAAGGGCAACCTGCTGCGCGCCTCGGTGGAACTGGCCAAGGACTGGCGCACCGACAAATTCCTGCGCCGCCTGGAGGCGCTCATGCTGGCCAGCGACGGCGAGCACCTATTCGTGCTCTCCGGCACCGGCGACGTCATTGAGCCGGATGACGGTTTGGCGGCCATCGGCTCCGGCGGCCCCTTCGCCTTGTCCGCCGCCCGCGCCCTGACCCGCCACGCCGGCATGGACAAGCGTTCCGTGGCCGAGGAGTCCATGCGCGTGGCCGCGGAACTGTGCGTGTACACCAACGACCAACTGACCATCGAGACCATAGACAGATGA
- the hslU gene encoding ATP-dependent protease ATPase subunit HslU yields MSNDANDPNQPQEQGPGLPSFVLRGASDGETSLTPREIHSELDRYIVGQAEAKRMVAIAMRNRWRRRKIDPDLRDEIAPKNIIMMGPTGVGKTEIARRLAKLSRSPFFKVEATKFTEVGYVGRDVESMVRDLMEIGVNLVKKEESTRVRAQAEQAAEEQLLDRLLPDSRNATETREKFRRMLREGKLDDREVEIEVSAEGPKLEMLSMPGMEDMGNQMKDMLQGVFPKREKRRKVSVKEARELLIEQESDRLIDMDKVAEAAKVRVEQSGILFIDELDKVAGSERSQGQDVSRQGVQRDLLPVVEGCSVNTKYGMIKTDHILFIAAGAFHYAKPSDLVPELQGRFPLRVELSDLGTEEFYRILTEPTNALTVQYKALLATEGIELEYTDDALREIASVAEKINNDTENIGARRLYTIMERILAELSYSAPDMGGGKVVVDRQYVLDHLGDVVEDRDLSRYIL; encoded by the coding sequence ATGAGCAACGACGCCAACGACCCCAACCAACCCCAGGAGCAGGGCCCGGGCCTGCCCTCCTTCGTTCTGCGCGGCGCCAGCGACGGCGAAACCTCGCTGACCCCGCGCGAAATCCATTCGGAGCTGGACCGCTACATCGTGGGACAGGCCGAAGCCAAGCGCATGGTGGCCATCGCCATGCGCAATCGCTGGCGGCGGCGCAAGATCGACCCGGACCTGCGCGACGAGATAGCGCCCAAGAACATCATCATGATGGGCCCCACCGGCGTGGGCAAGACCGAGATCGCCCGTCGGCTGGCCAAGCTTTCCCGCTCCCCCTTCTTCAAGGTGGAGGCCACCAAGTTCACCGAGGTGGGCTATGTGGGCCGCGACGTGGAATCCATGGTGCGAGACCTCATGGAGATCGGCGTCAACCTGGTCAAGAAGGAGGAGTCCACCCGAGTGCGGGCGCAGGCGGAGCAGGCCGCGGAGGAGCAATTGCTCGACCGCCTCCTGCCCGACTCCAGAAACGCCACCGAAACCCGCGAGAAGTTCCGCCGCATGCTGCGCGAGGGCAAACTGGACGACCGCGAGGTGGAAATCGAGGTCTCGGCCGAGGGGCCGAAGCTGGAAATGCTCTCCATGCCCGGCATGGAGGACATGGGCAACCAGATGAAGGACATGCTCCAGGGCGTTTTTCCCAAACGGGAGAAGCGGCGCAAGGTCAGCGTCAAGGAGGCGCGCGAACTGCTCATCGAGCAGGAGAGCGACCGCCTCATCGACATGGACAAGGTCGCCGAAGCAGCCAAGGTGCGCGTGGAGCAGTCCGGCATCCTCTTCATCGACGAGCTGGACAAGGTCGCGGGCAGCGAGCGCAGCCAGGGGCAGGACGTCTCCCGCCAGGGCGTGCAGCGCGACCTGCTGCCCGTGGTCGAGGGCTGCTCGGTGAACACCAAGTACGGCATGATCAAGACCGACCACATCCTGTTCATCGCCGCGGGAGCCTTCCACTACGCCAAGCCGTCGGATCTGGTGCCGGAGCTCCAGGGCCGCTTCCCCCTGCGGGTGGAGTTGTCAGATCTGGGCACCGAGGAATTCTACCGCATCCTCACCGAGCCCACCAACGCCCTGACGGTGCAGTACAAGGCGCTGCTGGCCACGGAAGGCATCGAGCTGGAATACACCGATGACGCCCTGCGGGAGATCGCCTCGGTGGCGGAGAAAATCAACAACGACACCGAGAACATCGGCGCCAGGCGGCTCTACACCATCATGGAGCGCATCCTGGCCGAACTCTCCTACTCCGCCCCGGACATGGGCGGCGGCAAGGTGGTGGTGGACAGGCAATACGTGCTGGACCACCTGGGCGACGTGGTGGAGGACCGCGACCTGTCGCGCTACATCCTCTAA
- a CDS encoding M16 family metallopeptidase, whose translation MAEPILHRLDNGLRIVAEPMNHVRSLSLGVWVMAGSRHEPRGLEGAAHLWEHMAFKGTSTRSALDIAMSLDRLGGLSNAFTGREETCFHARVVDHGQTEAFDVLADLVRNPRLDPAELDLEKGVVLQELAMVEESPEEAAFEAFWADMWSGSPLSHSILGTEESVSGISREDLLRWGKRKYAPDRIIVSAAGSVDTEGLVRAAEHFFGDLPRGEEPPTPQVPEYTPTFSSRERDTEQSHVLIATPGVSMRDDRRYAFACLSALLGGQMSSRLFQEIRERRGLAYSVYSSSSTLSDCGALQIYAAGKPKRTGELIEVLRDELAAVANGAVTREELARAREHLQGLLLLGAESTEERMLRLAKNVFFHGRHVDFEESARRIGEVSLNEVRQAAAESLRQGRMSLSLTAPRIDPDWLEPFRPSEAAKEASHA comes from the coding sequence ATGGCCGAACCAATCCTGCACAGACTGGACAACGGCCTGCGCATCGTGGCCGAGCCCATGAACCATGTCCGCTCCCTGTCCCTCGGGGTGTGGGTCATGGCGGGCTCGCGCCACGAGCCGCGGGGCCTGGAAGGCGCGGCACACCTGTGGGAACACATGGCCTTCAAGGGCACCTCCACCCGCAGCGCCCTGGACATCGCCATGTCCCTGGACCGCCTAGGCGGCCTGTCCAACGCCTTCACCGGGCGCGAGGAGACCTGCTTCCACGCCCGGGTTGTGGACCACGGCCAGACCGAGGCCTTTGACGTGCTGGCCGACTTGGTCCGCAATCCCAGGCTGGACCCTGCGGAGCTGGACCTGGAAAAAGGAGTGGTGCTGCAGGAGCTGGCCATGGTGGAGGAAAGTCCGGAGGAAGCCGCCTTCGAGGCCTTCTGGGCCGACATGTGGAGCGGCTCCCCCCTCTCCCACTCAATCCTGGGAACCGAGGAAAGCGTGTCCGGCATCAGCCGCGAAGATCTGCTTCGCTGGGGAAAACGGAAGTACGCTCCTGACCGCATCATCGTGTCTGCGGCCGGTTCGGTGGACACGGAAGGGCTGGTCCGGGCTGCTGAACACTTCTTCGGCGATCTCCCCCGCGGGGAGGAGCCTCCCACCCCACAGGTTCCCGAGTACACACCCACCTTCTCCAGCCGGGAGCGCGACACCGAGCAAAGCCACGTGCTCATTGCCACACCCGGCGTCTCCATGCGCGACGACAGGCGCTACGCCTTCGCTTGCCTCTCGGCGCTGCTGGGCGGGCAGATGTCCTCCCGCCTTTTCCAGGAAATCCGCGAACGGCGAGGCCTGGCCTACTCAGTGTATTCCAGTTCCTCCACCCTCTCGGACTGCGGCGCACTGCAGATTTACGCCGCGGGCAAACCGAAGCGCACCGGCGAACTCATCGAAGTGCTGCGGGACGAACTGGCTGCGGTGGCGAACGGCGCTGTAACCAGGGAGGAATTGGCCCGTGCCAGGGAGCACCTGCAGGGCCTGCTTCTCCTGGGTGCCGAATCCACCGAGGAGCGCATGCTGCGCCTGGCCAAGAACGTATTCTTCCACGGCCGCCACGTGGACTTCGAGGAATCCGCCCGGCGCATCGGGGAAGTGAGTCTGAACGAAGTGCGCCAGGCAGCGGCCGAATCCCTCCGACAGGGACGGATGAGCCTGTCCCTGACCGCGCCGCGTATCGACCCGGACTGGCTGGAACCCTTCCGCCCTTCCGAAGCAGCCAAGGAGGCGAGCCATGCCTGA
- a CDS encoding macro domain-containing protein, with translation MDGAIHRAAGPKLLEACKEIARAHGPLPPGEAVITPGFDMRADFVIHTVGPVYSGGEQGEAETLRSAYAQSLRLCGENGIDSVSFPAISTGAYGYPVDLAAPLALEELRQGLLRGDASLAEMVLHSEADWRRWKETAEHTLGQPETEKDD, from the coding sequence GTGGACGGCGCCATCCACCGGGCGGCCGGCCCCAAGCTGCTTGAGGCATGCAAGGAAATCGCCAGGGCGCATGGCCCCCTTCCTCCGGGTGAGGCGGTCATCACGCCCGGCTTCGACATGCGGGCGGATTTCGTCATCCACACCGTGGGGCCGGTCTACTCGGGGGGCGAGCAAGGGGAAGCCGAAACCCTGCGTTCGGCTTACGCCCAATCCTTGCGGCTGTGCGGTGAAAACGGTATCGACAGCGTCTCCTTCCCGGCCATCAGCACCGGCGCCTACGGCTATCCGGTGGATCTGGCCGCCCCCCTCGCCCTGGAGGAACTGCGACAGGGCCTTCTGCGTGGCGACGCCTCCCTGGCGGAGATGGTTCTGCACTCCGAGGCGGACTGGCGGCGGTGGAAGGAAACGGCCGAGCATACACTGGGCCAACCCGAGACGGAAAAGGACGACTAA
- a CDS encoding M48 family metallopeptidase, with translation MTQRRTLAAVTVACLLIATLLWAPPVRRAEALFGGLDISQEAELGKEFARAVEAQVPLIKDPVVLGYVRDLTSRIKSSMPPIPFDITTKVIRGKMLNAFAGPAGHVYIFSGLLLHFEHEADLAGVLAHEFAHVSQRHLAERIRQQQILGAASLVGALAGALMGSDAGAAVAQGSQAASLSAMLSYSRDHEREADQVGMNYLLESGFSPWGLVRGFEVMRTKQNLSGREIPTYMSTHPGLSERIGYLTDRIERLPEEIRERDDSDQRFERAKALIRCRYTETSLAEGYYRGDQSSFTCLEHMGLAVVRSRQNRPAQARESFRKALACDDADPLIHREVGIFHFEQGKFGQAGRHLQKAYLRAPSDLMALFYLARLLGEQKEYPKAIEYMERVKEEFPEDSEVRYHLGRIYGASGDVFQGHLQLAYAALYSGDLERAGFQRSQAAKHAQDESAEESLEKFDKTKQNISKYL, from the coding sequence ATGACCCAACGCCGCACCCTGGCCGCCGTCACCGTGGCCTGCCTCCTCATCGCCACCTTGCTCTGGGCCCCGCCCGTCCGTCGGGCCGAGGCGCTGTTCGGCGGTCTGGACATCAGTCAGGAGGCGGAGCTGGGCAAGGAGTTCGCGCGGGCGGTCGAAGCCCAGGTGCCGCTCATCAAGGACCCGGTGGTGCTAGGCTACGTGCGGGATCTGACCAGTCGCATCAAGTCCTCCATGCCGCCCATCCCCTTCGACATCACCACCAAGGTCATCCGGGGAAAGATGCTCAACGCCTTCGCAGGGCCAGCCGGACACGTTTACATCTTCTCCGGCCTTCTGCTGCATTTCGAGCACGAAGCTGACTTGGCCGGCGTGCTGGCCCACGAATTCGCACACGTCTCCCAGCGCCACCTGGCCGAACGCATACGCCAGCAGCAGATTCTGGGAGCGGCTTCGCTGGTGGGAGCGCTGGCCGGAGCGCTTATGGGCAGCGACGCGGGCGCTGCCGTTGCCCAGGGCAGTCAGGCAGCCTCCCTGTCCGCCATGCTTTCCTACTCGCGCGACCACGAGCGCGAGGCGGACCAGGTAGGCATGAACTACCTGTTGGAATCAGGCTTTTCCCCCTGGGGGCTGGTGCGCGGTTTCGAGGTCATGCGCACAAAGCAAAACCTCTCCGGGCGCGAGATCCCCACCTACATGTCCACCCACCCCGGGCTTTCGGAGCGCATCGGCTACCTCACCGACCGCATCGAGAGGCTGCCTGAGGAGATCAGGGAGCGTGATGACAGCGACCAGCGTTTCGAACGCGCCAAGGCCCTCATCCGTTGCCGCTACACAGAGACCTCACTGGCCGAAGGGTACTATCGGGGCGACCAATCCTCATTCACGTGTCTGGAGCACATGGGGCTGGCCGTGGTGCGCAGCCGCCAAAACCGTCCGGCCCAGGCACGCGAATCATTCCGGAAGGCCCTGGCCTGCGATGATGCGGACCCGCTCATCCACCGCGAGGTGGGCATCTTCCATTTTGAACAAGGGAAATTCGGACAGGCCGGACGCCATTTACAGAAGGCATATCTCCGTGCCCCCTCCGATCTCATGGCCCTTTTCTATCTTGCCCGGCTGCTGGGCGAACAGAAGGAATACCCCAAGGCGATCGAATATATGGAGCGGGTCAAGGAGGAGTTCCCAGAGGACAGCGAGGTCCGCTACCACCTGGGGCGAATATACGGCGCCTCAGGCGATGTGTTCCAGGGCCACTTGCAATTGGCCTATGCCGCGCTCTATTCCGGCGACCTGGAGCGTGCCGGATTCCAACGCTCGCAAGCCGCCAAGCATGCCCAGGACGAGTCGGCCGAAGAATCCCTGGAGAAGTTCGACAAAACAAAACAAAACATTTCCAAGTACCTCTAA